The region AAGCCTACATCTCAATATCCTTACTTTACGGAAGGGGAAGATGAGAAGGATATTACATGTCTTTTTAAAACTCAACCACTAAACTCATGTTTTTCCTCTACCAGATGCAGTATCATATGCTCATGGTTTTACTTCAGACATAATCTTCCTTCATTAtcctttaataataaaataaatagtattAAACATTTCACCAAATAAAAACTATGTTCAGCTAACACaacagtttacatttttcagaagaatgtTTTTAATCCACCAAAAACTTTGGGTTTATGCTTGCGGTAACGCCGTGCAAGTGACCTCTCAGCTCACACTTAAAATTGCATTTGGAACAGAGCACTCTTCTTCCATCTTTTAATCTAGGATTCCTTGCTGCACTCAATCAGGCAATAAGTCATAAAGCAATAAAACCGGTGTTTAACATAAGTAGTATTTGAATTCTCATTCTGGTCTAGAAAATGTTCTATCTGCTACATCACAGTGTCTGATGAAGAGTATGTCAGTATTgctccccccctttttttgttaatatttctgaaaagtagGAAATTGTACATAAACTATGATTTAGTAGTTTGTTAAGTTTGGTGTCTGTATTTTGCATATATTCTCCAATATGATTGACAGTTATAAAATATTATACATGAAAACTACCAATTTGCAACTAGAAGTCCAGAAATCAACTGCCAAAGAAGAGAGAGGCACTATTCTCAGAGAGGTAGGGGCAGATGAACTGTGCTGGCAAAACTGAGCACACAGGAAAACTGAGGGAGATGATCCGCAAGAGTGCAGGACAGTGAAACCGCATGAAATTTGTGGAATACCAGATGATAGCTTCATCATAAATTAAAGGAGTGACTACAACAAATGGACAGAAGGGACTAGGACAGAAATAGCAAGCAAACGGTGAAATGCTGTTTGGCTAATGAAGCCTTTGGCACTACAGTATATTCATTTGGTTACGCTGTTGAAAACGTATGTCCCTCTTCCTTGTCCATCAACTTCTGCTATGTCCCTCAAATACTTAGTAATACCTTCTGGGCACAGTGCTCAAAATAGGGGGtgttaaggaaaaaagcagagtgTAGCCTCAACACTTAACTGTAGCCCCAACACTCCATTTGGATACCAGCTAATACTACACATACTTCATAATACATTTCAAACTACTTCAGGTAGCCCAAATCTCTTCtaactttgaaatattaaatgcaCTTACCCTGGGGAGATTAAATGAATAGCCACCAGCTCCACCCAACAAGCATATTTACTGGGTATCTGCCATCCAAGGACACTGCTGACTCTTCCTGGATTGTAATGGTTGTTAAGAACTTTCAAAGCAAACAAGACTCCTGCAAACAAGAAGAAATCACATAAAGAGATAAATACTTGTGACCAAATAATAAAGAACTGCAAACAACTTTACTGAAACTGAAGCATCATGCAGTTTCACAGCACCAGGAAGCATACTGTTGCATGCCAGAACAGAGTTCTAAGCTGTTTTTCAGcgatatttttcagtgactttaaaaaaaaaaaaaaagataaaaaaatacatatttatataaaagcCAATTCTaagttgctttttaatattattcagatattcaaaacaacacaaacataATTTCTAAATGGGAGTTCTAGTTGAAATAGTTGACAAAATTACTGAATGCAAAAAAATGTTCCTTGAGTTGAGAAAAGCCATTATGGAGAACAAGACAAACTGATGCACATGAAGCTCAACAGTAGGCTCAAATTCTgaattaagagaaaaatcatcttACATATGCTCCAGAATcaattgtttctgaaaaaaagtagaTAAACTGCCTTTAATCACAGTAAATAATCATTCATTTCTGATTGATTGCAACTGTTTTATCATGCAAGCCATAGCCGATATGACAGAATGAATTCACATAATTTACTGGAACttcaaaaatggttttgaaaaagTTCCTCTCAAGAGAAAGCGCACAcaactgtttaaaaagaaattctgaaaaatcaacacagaaaatatttgacaTGGAAAAGACAGAGTTGAACATCAATACAGAtacactaaataaaaaaatgaaaaaggtttCCTCCCCTTCTAACACCATAGAAAATAAGAGATAGCAAAATTCCTTAACCTATTCAGTGATGTAAATATTGTTATTCTAGGATCAAATATAAACAGGAGTGTGTATATGCACTTACACACATGCTCATGCTATTTGCTGCGGATAAAACTAGACTTGTTCAGAAACTATAAATTTACTAAAGGCAAGAAATATTCAATAGCAGCAGTGTAGTTTAGGAATCATCCCTCATCTTACCAGAACCCTGTCTGTACagcttcaatttttaatttttttttttaaggtttaagTGTTCATTGGAACTGCCTGACCTGGTACATTGTCAGGTTCTACCCAGAAGGACAAGGAGCAGGTCTATTtcatccatttaaaataaaataatggaaaaaaataaaatccaggcATCCTAAAACTCTTAAAACCTGGTACAGTGAATGGGTCCATAAATATGCATGCACATTGGCTCTTAAAGGAACAGTTACTGTCAGGAaaattcttgtattttctttagcaGCTGTTCCATATACATGCCACTTGCCCCAGCTGAAGAGAAATTACCTACGCTGAAGGTCATGTTTAGAATGTTGAGTGTTTAGAATGATCAACTATGGATACCTAACTTTGTCAGAGCTCCTTTAATCTGCTGCCCGCATAATGGTcaaatgcatgcacacataGGCGCAGTCCCACATTTCTAAGCTTGGAACACTCAAGAGATGCTGCAGAAGGTAAGTCGCATCAGAACAGGTTGCAATACTTGATGCTAGAACTGAACTATCTTGCAGCACGTGTAAATTAAAATCCACTTAGGTAATCCCTAAATTGACAAAAAGCTTGCCACAAATGTCTTAGTAGATTAGATGCTTAAGTCCCACTCTTTTTAgttcactaaaaaaaaacaaatcaaaaataCATGTTCCAGCCAATATTGTAGCATGGCTGACACAAGCCTCTTGCAAGGAATGAAATGGGGACCCCACCTGGCCCACTGCCAATGCTTGCCCTGCCTGTCTCAGCACCACTGCTGTTCAGTAATTTGATCCCTTTTGCCATAAAGCATGGGAATCCATAAACCTGCATAACCTGGAAAATTATATTGCTAAACCTAACTTCCCTTCTGATGGTTCGAGAAAAGGGACATACAAGTTGCTATCTGGCTAAGTGAGAAACCGGAGACTAACATAGTGAAAACACCTCACAGTGAAATCTCAACACTACTCAACTATATGGTAGCATTATATTCCCAGTTATACAGTATAAAGAAACTTCATCATAAAATTCTTTAAGTATTCTCCCTTCTCATTCCTGGTAAGAACTGGGTTGATACCAAGCTGTTTTAAAGGTGTGGGCTGAAAGGAACATATAGGAAAAACCTCATGTGTGGTGCGTTATGTAAGTGAATTTCACAGATTCTAGGTCTCAACTTCTCATCCTGCTGTCCAGGATGATACAAGAAGAGAGGTTCAAAAACAAGCTTGAtggcagcacctcccagttGTTCAGAGAATAATATTACAGAGTATACTTCCCACACAAATCACCTGGTAATAGCTGGAGTACCATATAGGAGCTAACCCAAGAAAGTCCAGCTGAGCCTGGAGTAAGCACACATATTACAGTCATTTTACCACTGATAATAAATATTCGGTAGGGTTCTGCAGTCACTGTTAGGGAACAGCAAGAGCAAGATGCTCCGCAAAGGAAGGGTATGCAAAGGGaacagggaggcaggcagcagcctcccCAGTAGGGGCCCAGTCCCATAGTTCTTGAGCAAAGAGCACAGGGCAGACTGGTATTGGTGGGGGGAGGTTGGCCAGGAGCCCAGATCAGCAGCCACACCTTCGTGACAAAGCAGGGCCAAGGAAAGCCAGGAAGTGAAATCAGGGCCCACGTGAGAAAAGCACATGGCCAGGCACAGATGCCATGTAGCTCAGACAGGAACAACACAGAGGGCTTGAGCTTAAATTCAGCTGCTGAGCAATGGGCAAAAAGGCCCCCAGTGAGGCTTCTCTCAGCCATCTCACACACCTCTTTTCCCACTAGTCTGAGGTGGATGGGAGCGGCCCCATATCAGAGCTGTCCTTGAGTACAGGCAGCCAAACCCCTCAGGGGAAGAGGTTGCACTCAGGGATCCTACAGCCACTATAAAGCCCAGTATTAGAAGGGGGCATGTCTTGTTACCAAAGGGTGGGCAACCAGGAAATATGTGAAGCTCCAACTGAGCAACTACCAGGATGTTCCAACTAGTATCGATTCCAATACCATGGGGAACCCTCGGAGGTCTTGAAGCCCCTTTCTCAGAGGTTGAAAAGGAGGGCTTGCCTTCAAATGCTAGGTCCCAATGACAGCATGAGCACAGCATGTTGAAGTACATGCTTTAACTTAAAAGAAATAGGATAACTTTATTGACACAACAACcacatacatgcatatgaaTGTATATCTATCCATTTTCTGCATTCAAATATTGCTATATAGTAcctattaatattaattttacataAATTGAACCACCTCTGTGCCTTACCTGAAAAACCTACAGCACAGTTCATTTCATATGAAGGATCATTCAGAATTTTCATAAGCATGAATTCCAGCACCATATAAACCACTCCAATCAGCACTGAAAATACTGCAATTATGTATGCAAACCATATGCTCTTAagctttttttccagcattatCCCCTTCCAAAGCATGGAAACCATGTTATAATATAAATGCCAGTCATCTGCATGGTGGACAGGGGAAAGCAGTAAACGCTGCCAGTTCTTTCTGTAGAAGCCTTCATTTACGCTGATACACACTTCAGGCAGTGGCCTCACAGGAttcaaaaagaggaaaatattcagTGCGAGTACCCCTAGGGTAACAGAAGGAATGTTCTGGAGTCCAACTTGAGAAATTTGATAAAGCAACAAAAGCAGTCCAGCATTGACTCTTCCCTGCCTTCGTTgcattattactttttattcaAAGAAATGTGAAGATTATTCCAATTTCTAGTCTTTTGCTTGAATTCAAAACCATACAAGTTTTAggaattctgaaagaaaaaagataactGCATTATTATACATATACAGGGGTGTTTTCAAGCTCATTACTgctttttttacaaaaaaaaaaaaacaccacgcCAGCAAATTCTTCAAGCTAATCAGATGAAACCCCGTtctaaaaatcagaacaaaaattcaggtgagaaaaaaaataatcacaatttCTAAACTggtaaaagacagaaataaaaggaatttatACAGATTATCCAGAGAAGCATTGTGAGAAAAAGGGGTCTGCAACCTCTCTTTCATGCCCCTGGATGGGCTTTACTTCATCTACAAAATTCCTGAGTGTTCTAGTCATGTTCTCATTAATATCCTGATTCACTCACAATTATTAAAATTTCAGGAAGGAAACCAGTTAAAAGTTCTGCTCTAGAGTCTCGGTTTGCAGGCTTCCCCCCTTTGCTACATACATAATTGTTTTTTCCACAGACCTTTTTCCAACTTTTACAAATATGCAATACAAGCTAAGAATGAAAATTAAGCTACAATTTCAAAAAAGTAACAGACACACAGGTAAGTACTCCTAAATATAAGCTTTGAAAATTGTTATTGCTTTCCTAGTGACTAGACTTCAATGTTTAGTTAAAACCATgcgatgaaaaaaaaaaggtaggagGAAAGCAGACGGAAGAACAGCACATAAAACATTTCCAGACAGTTCTAGCAAAATACTCACCTCTGCCCTATTTATGCCAGATAAAATGGAGGATGAAAAAGGGCTGTAAAAGTTCTAAATCTAGCTAGAAATAGGGTTACTCTGACAGAAACTGAGAAAGGGCATCGAGCTAACCTGTGCAAGCCCATaaagagaggagggaggaagttGCATTGGAGAATACAACAGAAGGTGGTGTGATGTTTTGAGAGTGGAACCacctgcagaagacaggaagAGACACTGAATCTCAAGTAGGTTCTGAGGGCTGCC is a window of Phalacrocorax aristotelis chromosome 7, bGulAri2.1, whole genome shotgun sequence DNA encoding:
- the RHBDD1 gene encoding rhomboid-related protein 4 isoform X1; this encodes MQRRQGRVNAGLLLLLYQISQVGLQNIPSVTLGVLALNIFLFLNPVRPLPEVCISVNEGFYRKNWQRLLLSPVHHADDWHLYYNMVSMLWKGIMLEKKLKSIWFAYIIAVFSVLIGVVYMVLEFMLMKILNDPSYEMNCAVGFSGVLFALKVLNNHYNPGRVSSVLGWQIPSKYACWVELVAIHLISPGTSFAGHLAGILVGLIYTMGPLKKIMKACAGGISSFTDPARPRDYYSEYYGYPGYQYRTPRNYYDYTGGLTEEEQLERAVLNSLNERVCQNFDLVCGPQEVFLVMLLLSVEPAPSLTSHEFLRPLLTTKPGHCPCWAKWQVLLLPRYRAAKWMYNVLAKRNAAQTSVGIFQKTCTQEELQDPSQ
- the RHBDD1 gene encoding rhomboid-related protein 4 isoform X2; the encoded protein is MQRRQGRVNAGLLLLLYQISQVGLQNIPSVTLGVLALNIFLFLNPVRPLPEVCISVNEGFYRKNWQRLLLSPVHHADDWHLYYNMVSMLWKGIMLEKKLKSIWFAYIIAVFSVLIGVVYMVLEFMLMKILNDPSYEMNCAVGFSGVLFALKVLNNHYNPGRVSSVLGWQIPSKYACWVELVAIHLISPGTSFAGHLAGILVGLIYTMGPLKKIMKACAGGISSFTDPARPRDYYSEYYGYPGYQYRTPRNYYDYTGGLTEEEQLERAVLNSLNERDFGGAMYNNERRPYGFWFPPEQHSEEEIRRQRLRRFERR